The Bombus terrestris chromosome 16, iyBomTerr1.2, whole genome shotgun sequence genome includes a region encoding these proteins:
- the LOC100647877 gene encoding E3 ubiquitin-protein ligase AMFR, whose product MPIEFLDRLPMPNLRLYTAISFGVLSCSIYYAVQIIKDPAWKITHTYVDSENDSVNNIDFDPRDSAMYMKELLECMLDEPICIWTLINMAYCVLILLGKTIQKLVFAELRVSERQHLKDKFWNFVFYKFIFVFGVLNVQYMDEVLLWWAWFTALGFLSLLSQLCKDRFEYLSFSPTTPGWSHAKLLGLLATILALSSFMLLLCTAAAFFFVSFNTFVFTAAECILLGVRTIHVMVRYIIHLYDTRGAGTSSQRSWDKRGPLTYYTDLTAELIVLAVDFLHHIHMLLWSNIFLSMASLVICMQLRYLFYEIQRKITKHRNYLAVLNHMEQNYPMASQEELAENSDNCAICWEKMETARKLPCAHLFHNSCLQSWLEQDTSCPTCRLALNMQPSHLVNTQELSTELQTPARRNENHFFHFDGSRYVSWLPSFSVEVSHNRLRGNISTITHNNSQMDTMIRQVQQLFPQFPRNLIVEDLRGTRSIEWTVANILDGVLMSPHHIIEEPQLESVLQIHTSTTETSVSLNTSSMPLPSDPRFDIPLADSGEEPSSLGGRFSKSSSEREQILQRRKELLRLTAKEKYLEKCREKHEADESVSNATS is encoded by the exons ATGCCGATAGAATTCTTGGACCGGCTTCCAATGCCAAATCTCCGGCTGTATACGGCAATAAGCTTCGGCGTGTTATCCTGCTCGATATACTATGCCGTTCAAATCATCAAAGACCCGGCATGGAAGATCACTCACACTTACGTGGACTCCGAAAATGACTCGGTCAACAACATCGACTTCGATCCGAGGGATTCCGCGATGTATATGAAGGAGTTGCTCGAGTGCATGCTCGACGAGCCTATCTGCATCTGG ACTTTAATCAACATGGCGTACTGCGTGCTAATTCTGCTGGGTAAAACAATTCAGAAGCTCGTATTCGCCGAGTTGCGAGTCTCGGAAAGACAACACCTAAAGGACAAGTTTTGGAACTTCGTGTTCTACAAATTTATCTTCGTATTCGGCGTGCTGAATGTGCAGTACATGGACGAGGTGCTACTGTGGTGGGCTTGGTTCACCGCGCTTGGCTTCCTAAGTCTCCTCAGTCAACTATGCAAGGATCGATTCGAATAC ttaTCGTTTTCGCCTACAACGCCAGGTTGGAGTCATGCGAAACTTCTTGGACTTCTCGCGACTATTCTTGCATTATCCTCCTTCATGTTACTCCTATGCACAGCTGCAGCGTTCTTCTTTGTTTCATTCAATACCTTTGTCTTCACTGCAGCTGAG TGCATTTTACTAGGTGTCAGAACAATTCATGTAATGGTGCGATACATAATTCATCTGTATGATACTCGAGGGGCTGGAACCTCTTCACAACGTTCTTGGGACAAAAGGGGTCCTCTAACTTACTACACAGATCTAACAGCAGAATTAATAGTACTAGCTGTAGATTTTCTTCACCATATCCACATGCTACTTTGGAGTAACATATTCCTAAGCATGGCATCCCTTGTAATCTGTATGCAACTTAGGTATCTTTTCTATGAGATACAACGCAAGATCACAAAGCACAGGAACTATCTTGCTGTATTAAATCATATGGAACAAAA ctATCCAATGGCAAGTCAGGAAGAGTTAGCAGAGAACTCAGACAACTGCGCCATTTGCTGGGAGAAAATGGAAACAGCTAGAAAGCTACCTTGTGCTCATCTTTTCCACAATTCCTGTTTACAGTCTTGGTTGGAACAGGATACTTCCTGTCCAACTTGTAGGCTTGCCTTAAACATGCAACCTAGCCACCTTGTAAACACACAAGAATTATCAACTGAACTACAAACGCCAGCTAGACGAAATGAGaatcatttctttcattttgatgGCTCAAGATATGTGTCCTGGTTACCAAGCTTCTCCGTTGAAGTTTCCCACAATAGACTACGTGGGAATATTTCTACTATTACACATAACAACTCGCAAATGGATACTATGATTAGACAG GTGCAGCAACTGTTTCCACAATTCCCCCGCAATCTAATCGTAGAAGACCTCAGAGGGACGAGATCAATCGAATGGACCGTTGCAAATATTCTGGATGGTGTTTTGATGTCTCCTCATCATATAATCGAAGAGCCGCAATTGGAATCCGTCCTTCAAATCCATACCAGTACCACAGAAACTAGTGTTTCTTTGAATACCTCTTCAATGCCGCTACCTTCAGATCCAAGATTTGATATTCCTCTTGCTGATAG CGGTGAAGAACCTTCCAGCCTAGGAGGACGGTTTTCCAAATCATCGTCCGAACGAGAACAAATCCTGCAGCGTCGCAAAGAACTGCTGAGACTCACTGCTAAGGAGAAATATCTCGAGAAGTGTCGAGAAAAGCATGAAGCTGACGAAAGTGTTTCTAATGCCACCTCTTAA
- the LOC100648186 gene encoding dolichyl-diphosphooligosaccharide--protein glycosyltransferase subunit DAD1, protein MTALKVIAKFWQEYTKSTPKKLKIIDAYLLYVFLTGVIQFVYCCLVGTFPFNSFLSGFISCVSCFVLGVCLRLQVNPQNKNQFHGISPERGFADFIFAHVILHIVVMNFIG, encoded by the exons ATGACTGCGTTAAAAGTTATAGCGAAATTTTGGCAAGAGTACACAAAAAGTACGCCAAAAAAACTTAAAATAATAGATGCTTATCTACTTTATGTGTTTTTAACGGGTGTCATACAATTCGTATATTGCTGTCTGGTCGGCACATTCCCTTTCAATAGTTTTCTCAGTGGATTTATTTCCTGCGTTTCCTGCTTCGTTCTTGGAG TTTGCTTACGGTTACAAGTGAATCCCCAgaataaaaatcaatttcatGGAATAAGTCCAGAGAGAGGATTTGCAGATTTTATTTTTGCACATGTAATTCTACATATTGTTGTTATGAATTTCATtggttga
- the LOC100645103 gene encoding protein CLP1 homolog, with the protein MTDEKTQIQEFKLDPDCELRFEVETKNEKVSLELKSGLAEVFGTELVKGKKYEFTAGAKVAVFTWQGCTVELVGKTDVSYVAKETPMGLYLNCHAAMERLREAAEKEDTRGPITMVVGPCDVGKSTLCRLLLNYAVRMGRRPIFVDLDVGQGHIAIPGTVGALLVERPSNVVDGFSQQAPLVFHFGHKTPQANVALYNLLVTRLAEVCSDRLQANKKARVSGIVINTCGWVKGDGYKLLTHAAQAFEVDAILVLDQERLYNELVRDMPDFVKVVFLPKSGGVVERSQTQRTEARDQGVREYFYGSRTPLYPHSFEVKWSEARLYKIGAPVLPASCMPLGMKAEDNLTKLVAVTPGPNLLHHLLSVSFADSPEDDVVQTNVAGFVCVTNVDVDRQTFTVLSPQPRPLPNTVLLLSDIQFMDSH; encoded by the exons ATGACAGACGAAAAAACGCAAATACAGGAATTTAAATTAGATCCAGATTGTGAATTACGATTTGAAgttgaaacaaaaaatgaaaaagtttcGTTAGAG TTAAAGAGTGGATTAGCTGAAGTTTTTGGTACAGAATTAGTGAAAGgcaaaaaatatgaatttactgCTGGTGCTAAAGTAGCTGTATTTACTTGGCAAGGTTGTACAGTAGAGTTAGTTGGAAAAACTGACGTTAGTTATGTAGCCAAAGAGACCCCAATGGgtctttatttaaattgtcatGCTGCAATGGAAAGACTCAGGGAAGCTGCAGAGAAAGAAGACACTAGGGGTCCTATAACAATGGTTGTTGGTCCTTGTGATGTAGGAAAATCAACTCTATGTAgacttttattaaattatgcagTTAGGATGGGTCGTAGGCCAATTTTTGTAGACTTGGATGTTGGTCAAGGTCATATAGCAATACCAGGTACTGTTGGAGCACTATTAGTTGAACGTCCATCAAATGTTGTTGATGGTTTCAGTCAGCAGGCACCATTAGTCTTTCACTTTGGACATAAAACTCCACAAGCTAATGTTGCTCTTTATAATCTTCTTGTAACACGCCTCGCAGAAGTTTGTTCTGATAGACTTCAAGCAAATAAAAAAGCCAGAGTTTCAGGAATAGTAATAAACACTTGTGGTTGGGTAAAAGGAGATGGATATAAATTGTTGACACATGCTGCTCAGGCTTTTGAAGTAGACGCAATTCTAGTATTGGATCAGGAGAGATTGTACAATGAACTTGTTAGAGATATGCCAGACTTTGTTAAAGTTGTATTCCTTCCAAAAAGTGGTGGAGTTGTGGAAAGAAGTCAAACTCAAAGGACAGAAGCCAGAGACCAAGGTGTCAGGGAATATTTCTATGGTTCTAGGACACCACTTTATCCACACAGTTTTGAAGTGAAATGGAGTGAGGCTAGATTATACAAAATTGGAGCTCCAGTGCTTCCTGCATCTTGTATGCCTCTTGGAATGAAGGCAGAagataatttaacaaaattagtAGCTGTTACACCTGGACCAAATCTTCTTCATCATCTATTATCTGTTTCATTTGCTGATTCACCAGAAGATGACGTAGTGCAAACTAATGTGGCTGGATTTGTCTGCGT AACCAATGTTGATGTTGACAGACAAACATTTACAGTTCTGAGTCCACAGCCAAGACCATTGCCAAATACAGTTTTATTACTTTCGGATATACAATTTATGGATAGTCATTAa
- the LOC105666638 gene encoding uncharacterized protein LOC105666638 yields NKNCCNEHLITFFQKELSNLEKECLLLREELCSKDHLLQNEQKISNELKIRLKLASETIVRLEEENMHNKIDYSNLSMNYETLLKESDVLKKEILSCQTEAAKVKLKVTSLENILRNIAKIAKEQQYLLESSKAAIQLNRRLQTFGLCSHAINTRNKANIRELQHKLTAFSVNEFNKLPNDSILHPEMENLCFKLKEMLTNFKTKMQDPVPFEEKLDRILNELSTNLT; encoded by the exons AATAAGAATTGTTGCAATGAacatttaataacattttttcagaAGGAATTGAGTAATTTAGAAAAAGAATGTTTATTGTTACGCGAAGAACTTTGTTCGAAAGATCATCTATTGcaaaatgaacaaaaaatatcgaacgaattaaaaattcgtttaaaaTTGGCATCAGAAACGATTGTCCGATTGGAGGAGGAAAATATGcataataaaattgattactCGAATTTGTCAATGAATTATGAAACCTTGCTTAAAGAGAGTGatgttttaaaaaaagaaattctatcCTGCCAAACAGAAGCCGCGAAAGTGAAATTAAAAGTCACGAGTTTGGAAAATATATTACG aaatattgcCAAGATTGCAAAAGAAcagcaatatttattagaaagTAGCAAAGCTGCAATTCAATTAAACAGACGATTGCAAACTTTTGGTCTCTGTTCTCATGCAATTAATACAAGAAACAAAGCAAATATAAGAGAATTACAACATAAACTAACTGCTTTTTCTGTTAATGAATTCAACAAATTACCTAATGATAGTATATTACATCCagaaatggaaaatttatgtttcaag CTGAAAGAAATGTTAACAAATTTCAAAACAAAAATGCAAGATCCtgtaccatttgaagaaaaattgGACAGAATCCTCAATGAGCTGTCCACAAATTTAacataa